The genomic stretch CTGACAAAGACGTCTGGCAAAAAATCTCAGAAGCAACAAAAATGCAAGCAGAGCCCCAGCACAGCTTTTACTCTGAGAAACTCTGCGAGTGCAGGACagtggcagcagaggagatgacacagcagactgacatTCACGACTGTGGTACCGTAGCTTAGCTACAGCTCAAATATGATTTCACTACGACTCATCCACACCACCACAGCTCCTGAACCGAGACTCTGCTGAATCACACAAGTCTTTCTGTTCTGTAATGTGGCTGCGGTACGAAGACTTGCTATCATATCTATATTTGGGACTGTTATATTTTCTTGTACACTGGAGTGATTTTATAATAATGCACTAGCTGAAATTAGCTTATATGTAAAGATGTATGAATATTTGGGAATGTTTgggatttttaatttttgataTGATTTTTCAATGTTCATCATTTCTTCTGATTTGTAACTCTGCTTCCATGGCATAATAATGTCTAGCACAGATGTTGGCTATTGGAGACTGGAGACTATTTCGCTTCATCCTGTAAATTTAAAATATTCGCTTTTTGGATAAAAGAAGCATAATCAAAGATCTTTTCCCCTCTTGTGGTTTTCTTATTTGTGCCAGCAGTAAGTGGTCAACAAAACCGTATTTCATTGCATTTAATGAGGCACTAACcgcacacaaccacacaaaagAAAGAAGGTGGTTGGTGGTCAGAGCCAAAGATAGACCCAGCTTGGTCAAGTGCCCCTCACACTCGCACATTGTTCTGTGTCGAGCTGTGCCTTGTTCTTCTGTGGGCTGAGATGACGACAGAAACAAGTGagggggtggagagagagagagagagagagagagattcagagCAGTATGTTCAGTCTATGTTAACATCTCACTGTGATACCCATGTATGCAGCCTGAGGTAAAATGATTTCAATTACACTTTACGTCCGATTAATCCGTCTCTAACTGTGTCCTTTCAAtttgtttgttgtgatttgtCATTGCTTATTCTGCACTTAACCCCTTTCTAttgctgtctgctgtggaatGTGTTAGTTGACAGTCATCAGTGAGGGGGGCTAGTGATTTTAAAGGTACAAAAAAACATTCTGGGGTCCAAAGGACAGCTGTTAAGACAAAGATGTTAAGTGTTTACATTCTGTCAGGAGCGGTTGAAGCTGTTTGCTCAGGGCTGTTTGCACACTGAGCCTCATTGGCAAAACTTGTCTTCATAAAGACACAAAGTCAGCCTCCAGCACTTTGCCTCTCTGTGTACCTCCAACTTGGTAAAATGGTAAGTCTTAACCAGTTAGTTATAAAACCAACTGGAGCTCAATATGTCTAAATCTATCTATCCCTATCACATCTACATATTAATGCCAAAGCCAGTACTTCCACACGAATGATGTGTCATGTCATTGAGctttatttctgcctctgtcagGTATTGTGTCCTGTTTCAGAGGCTGAATAGAAAATCCATATCCCAAGATGCAGTGGTGCAGGTGGGCTGGCAGTTGGAGATCACACCTACCGGGACAGGTAAGAGGCGTGTCCATAAGCGTCCCAGAATGGAAGAGCGGGGGGAGAGGTGTAgagggcagaaagagagacggTCCAAAGGGCAGAACCACAGGCTACGCTTGTGTGAAAGAGTTCAAGAGTGTGGCTGATAGTGTAACATAGACATGGAAGCAAGTGCAGGATGAAGAACTTTTGGATGCTGACTTTTACTTACCGGGACGAAGGAATTTAAATCTACAATGGGATGATTAAGTTTGGAGCttctttctgttgtttgctGAGTAGAGCCTATGAATGAGGTTAAAAGGCCTGAAGAAATGAGCTGTTGGAATTAAGATTGAGGTTAACAGTAAGATTGTTcatcattttaagtgtttttttgttttttttctctgactgtTACAACTTTACCTCTGGATCAGACATAGTCAGCTGGAATTACATGGACTGTTACATGACAGCTGGTATAAACCTGATTTGCCCTTTTTTCTGACAAGGATGTGACCGCTGTTTCTGTAAATAGTCTCAGTTATTGACACAACTCAGATAGAACCAGTTCTGTTACATAGAGTGGCAGAGGTCTTGGATCTAGTGTTTCAGCCTCAGCGTGTTTCTTTGGGTACAGTATATGTTCCTTCCTTCGCCATGCAGTCTGCAGGGCCAGAGATTGAAGACTCCTTCgactttctttttaaaatcatcCTGGTTGGGGACTCGGATGTGGGAAAGACTTGTGTGGTCCAGAGCTTCAAGTCCGGCATATTCATGGAGAAGCAGCAAAACACCATTGGGGTTGACTTTACAGTTCGCACCCTGGACATCGACGGCAAGAAGGTGAAGGTAGGTGACGtgcaccttttcttttaaactgtcttcattcatttagaatttttttctctttcttcattgGAGTTCAGCTTTCATGTAATGCACAGTCATTGCCACATAAATTAGgagtcatttcattttattgtggGTATGTTTTCATGCTAACACGGACAGGTGACTGTGTCTGTATATTTACTCTTGTCTTTAAGTAAATAATCCTATGCTTGTTTCAgttaatcagtgtttttttttccctttagaGAAAGAGGAGTGGCAAATGATGTCATCTGTGTGTTAGCTTTCTGGGTGTGTTACAAatccaattccaaaaaagttgggactgtGTAGAATCTAAATAAATTCAGAATGCTGCCATTTGCAAACCAACTGTGTTTGCTGACTACGGCTTcacgaagtgttcctgagtccatgtattaatctcctttattcaatcatgtgttcacaaagtggtgaacctcgctccatcctcgcttgtgaacgactgaaccttttcatatccaatcatgatactatcacctgttaccaatcaacctgtttacctgtggaatgttccaaacaggtgtttttggatcattccacatctttctcagtctttagctgctcatgtcccaacttgtttaaaacgtgttgctgcatcaaattcagaataagcagatatttacaaaaattaatgaagctgatgaggtcaaacctGGATTACTGATTACTTTCAGAGTTCCCACCATGTGTGAATAGCTTAAACAGCATGCTTTGCAGCTACTTCACCCACATTTTGTAACCAGGATTTTTGGATTGATTTGTGTTCTGTGTTGCTATTGCAGATGCAGGTGTGGGATACAGCAGGACAAGAGCGCTTCCGCACCATCACTCAGAGCTACTACCGCAGTGCCCACGGGGCCATGGTGGCCTATGACATCACACGCCGCACCACATTCGAATCTGTTCCCCACTGGATCAGGGAGGTGGAGCAGTATGGAGCAGCCAGTGTGGTGCTGATCCTCATTGGtaagcagagtgaaaacaagtTTGTTGGTCAGtaaaccccaaaacaaacaaacaaacaaacagcgtCCTAGGCTGGAGTTGCAAGCATAAAAAGCAA from Chaetodon auriga isolate fChaAug3 chromosome 6, fChaAug3.hap1, whole genome shotgun sequence encodes the following:
- the rab19 gene encoding ras-related protein Rab-19; this translates as MQWCRWAGSWRSHLPGQSAGPEIEDSFDFLFKIILVGDSDVGKTCVVQSFKSGIFMEKQQNTIGVDFTVRTLDIDGKKVKMQVWDTAGQERFRTITQSYYRSAHGAMVAYDITRRTTFESVPHWIREVEQYGAASVVLILIGNKSDLHSQRQVLFEEACTVAENNSVLAALETSAKEAQNVDAAFILMARELLARNGMTITDEALQDLPQFMLSNSSHPVHGSASSDKKCGC